In Clostridium sp. JN-1, one genomic interval encodes:
- the fliF gene encoding flagellar basal-body MS-ring/collar protein FliF: MSKLSQFFRNLIGKWKELSRRKKIAFGVIFAGVIAALIFAGISLGSTKYEVLFSNMNSTDSAAVYKQLQADKVDAKVKGNSILVPKDQVDKVRMQVLSEVQMTNGSQGFELLDKSKFGSTDAELKINYQRALQGELERTIKSFSEIEDARVHLVIPDDTAFVKDTEPGTASVTLKVKQGQSLTPDQVKAVVALISGAVKNIPPQNVQVMDANMNLLSNDLYTDKKDGNQSTTSADKQQQLKKQYEQDLQKRLKDMLESVYGKDKVKVTVNADLDFDAVQQDAVTYDPKSVVVSENNKKSTSNSGSSGASNSPVDNNMTNSAAANNGNSVSTNEESTKNYDVSKVEQKTIKAPGSVKRLTASVALDGNVDDATKTAIKNLAVSTIGYDDKRGDTISVEGIPFDTTLKDKAKKDLDDMNKATEQAQKNKLYTIIGIIAAVIIAAAVGIFLWMRKNRMEEEDAFDDEFGQTQSIDTVIGDDEADMTGQQPKFKPVEFEEENEQTHLENEIKKYAKEKPDQVADVIKSWLAEDER; this comes from the coding sequence ATGAGCAAGCTATCACAATTTTTTAGGAATTTAATAGGGAAGTGGAAAGAATTAAGCAGAAGAAAAAAGATAGCTTTTGGTGTAATTTTTGCAGGAGTAATAGCAGCTCTTATATTTGCAGGTATATCCTTAGGTTCTACAAAATATGAGGTATTATTTTCAAATATGAATTCTACTGATTCTGCTGCTGTGTATAAACAGCTTCAAGCTGATAAAGTTGATGCAAAGGTTAAAGGAAATTCTATATTAGTACCAAAGGATCAAGTTGATAAAGTTAGAATGCAAGTTTTGTCCGAGGTACAGATGACTAATGGAAGTCAGGGCTTTGAACTATTAGATAAAAGTAAATTTGGTTCTACAGATGCAGAATTGAAAATAAATTATCAAAGGGCGCTTCAAGGAGAACTTGAAAGAACTATTAAGAGTTTTTCAGAGATTGAAGATGCAAGGGTTCATTTGGTTATTCCAGATGATACTGCTTTTGTAAAAGATACTGAGCCGGGAACGGCGTCTGTAACTTTGAAAGTCAAGCAGGGTCAAAGCTTAACGCCGGATCAAGTTAAAGCTGTAGTGGCATTGATATCTGGAGCAGTTAAAAATATACCGCCTCAAAATGTACAAGTTATGGATGCCAATATGAATTTACTTTCCAATGACTTATATACTGATAAAAAAGATGGAAATCAGTCAACTACATCAGCAGACAAGCAGCAGCAGTTGAAAAAGCAATATGAACAGGATTTGCAAAAGAGACTTAAAGATATGCTTGAGAGTGTTTATGGTAAAGATAAAGTAAAGGTTACTGTAAATGCAGATTTAGACTTTGATGCTGTTCAGCAGGACGCAGTAACTTATGATCCTAAAAGTGTAGTTGTAAGTGAAAATAATAAGAAAAGTACTTCTAATTCTGGAAGCTCAGGAGCTTCTAACAGCCCTGTAGATAATAATATGACTAATTCTGCAGCAGCTAATAATGGAAATAGTGTATCTACTAATGAAGAAAGTACTAAAAATTATGATGTATCAAAGGTAGAACAAAAAACTATAAAAGCACCTGGTTCTGTAAAAAGACTTACAGCTTCTGTAGCATTAGATGGTAATGTAGATGATGCTACAAAGACAGCTATAAAAAATCTTGCAGTTTCAACTATAGGTTATGATGATAAAAGAGGAGATACTATAAGTGTTGAAGGTATACCATTTGATACAACACTCAAGGATAAAGCTAAAAAAGATTTAGACGATATGAATAAAGCTACCGAGCAAGCACAAAAAAATAAGTTATATACTATAATTGGTATTATAGCAGCTGTAATTATAGCAGCAGCAGTTGGTATATTCTTATGGATGAGAAAGAATAGAATGGAAGAAGAAGATGCATTTGACGATGAATTTGGTCAAACTCAATCAATTGATACAGTTATAGGTGATGATGAAGCTGATATGACTGGACAGCAGCCTAAATTTAAGCCAGTTGAATTTGAAGAAGAAAATGAGCAAACTCATCTGGAAAATGAAATAAAGAAATATGCAAAAGAAAAGCCGGATCAAGTAGCAGATGTAATAAAATCATGGCTGGCAGAGGATGAGAGGTGA
- the fliG gene encoding flagellar motor switch protein FliG encodes MAKENQKMTGVQKAAILFITLGPETAANIIKKLPDSEIQKITYEIANITSVKAEEKQEIFEEFIQMNKAKDYLVEGGIEYARNVLSKALGTQKAMEILDKVTEATQQFRPFAIARKADAHQLLNLISDEHPQTIALILCYLQADKSAQIMSALPEDLQAEVAFRIATMSNTSTVVVKEIEKVLDDKLSSVVKSDNKIIGGVQTIVDILNQVDRTTEKNITEGLEKEDAELAEKVKESMFVFEDIVTLDDVSIQRVLREVDNKELSLALKGCSEEVANCIYRNQSKRASAALKEDIEFLGPVRLIDVEKSQQKIVSIIRRLDEAGEIVISRGGEDAIIV; translated from the coding sequence ATGGCTAAAGAAAATCAAAAAATGACAGGAGTCCAAAAAGCAGCCATATTGTTTATAACTCTTGGACCTGAAACAGCAGCAAATATAATAAAAAAGTTACCAGATTCAGAAATACAAAAAATAACCTATGAAATAGCCAATATAACATCTGTTAAGGCAGAGGAAAAACAGGAAATTTTCGAAGAATTTATACAAATGAACAAAGCAAAAGACTATTTGGTAGAAGGCGGTATTGAGTATGCTAGAAATGTATTATCCAAGGCACTAGGAACTCAAAAAGCTATGGAAATTTTGGATAAGGTTACAGAAGCTACTCAACAGTTTAGACCTTTTGCCATAGCTAGAAAGGCAGATGCCCATCAGCTTTTAAATTTAATTTCAGATGAGCATCCACAAACTATTGCACTTATATTATGCTATTTACAAGCAGATAAGTCTGCCCAAATAATGTCGGCTTTGCCAGAGGATTTGCAAGCAGAGGTAGCATTTAGAATAGCAACAATGAGTAATACATCTACTGTAGTTGTTAAAGAAATTGAAAAAGTACTTGATGACAAATTGTCATCTGTTGTTAAATCAGATAATAAGATCATTGGAGGAGTTCAAACTATAGTAGACATCTTAAATCAAGTTGATAGGACTACAGAAAAGAATATTACAGAGGGATTGGAGAAGGAAGATGCTGAGTTAGCAGAAAAGGTAAAAGAATCCATGTTTGTATTCGAAGATATTGTTACACTTGATGATGTTTCAATTCAAAGAGTACTTCGAGAAGTTGATAATAAAGAACTTTCACTTGCGCTTAAAGGATGCTCGGAAGAAGTTGCAAATTGTATTTATAGAAACCAATCTAAGAGAGCATCTGCAGCACTTAAAGAAGATATAGAATTTTTAGGACCTGTTAGACTTATAGATGTTGAAAAGTCACAGCAGAAGATTGTAAGTATAATAAGGAGATTGGACGAAGCAGGAGAGATAGTAATATCAAGAGGTGGCGAGGATGCAATCATCGTATAA
- a CDS encoding flagellar assembly protein FliH encodes MQSSYKIIKNSNVVSDGYKEIVTEFEGKPKLKQIKLSEDNAKLFIDNYENLAKTMVENAREKADKLLSNAYSEAHVIQKKAYEKGYNNGQKKGYDDAYSKAYEEGYKKNVDKALKEAEVIKNNADNVLKSAVEQKDSYLKEKEKIIRNLIVDCIESILKQEVKDKASLDNVVFEALSQVKNAKVFIIKSKKVYCDEFKDKIDLWKDQIPFNGDIFIIPDESIEDGSVIIERDNGKVKFGVDIAVQKIKELFKNED; translated from the coding sequence ATGCAATCATCGTATAAGATTATTAAAAATTCAAATGTGGTTAGTGATGGATATAAAGAAATAGTTACTGAATTTGAAGGTAAGCCTAAATTAAAGCAAATTAAACTATCAGAAGATAATGCTAAACTTTTCATTGATAATTATGAAAATTTGGCGAAGACTATGGTTGAAAATGCTAGAGAGAAAGCAGATAAGTTACTTTCAAATGCTTACAGCGAAGCTCATGTTATACAGAAAAAAGCATATGAAAAAGGTTATAACAATGGACAAAAAAAAGGTTATGATGATGCCTATAGTAAAGCTTATGAGGAAGGTTATAAAAAGAATGTAGATAAAGCTTTAAAGGAAGCTGAAGTCATAAAAAATAATGCCGATAATGTGTTAAAGTCTGCTGTAGAACAAAAGGACAGCTATCTTAAAGAGAAAGAGAAAATTATAAGAAATCTTATAGTAGATTGCATCGAAAGTATTTTAAAGCAGGAAGTAAAGGATAAAGCTTCGCTGGATAATGTCGTTTTTGAGGCACTATCTCAAGTTAAAAATGCTAAAGTATTTATAATTAAAAGCAAAAAGGTATACTGTGACGAATTTAAAGATAAGATAGATTTGTGGAAGGATCAAATCCCCTTTAATGGAGATATATTTATAATACCAGATGAATCAATTGAAGATGGATCTGTAATTATAGAAAGAGATAATGGAAAAGTAAAATTTGGAGTTGACATTGCCGTCCAAAAGATAAAAGAACTTTTTAAAAATGAAGATTAG
- the fliI gene encoding flagellar protein export ATPase FliI yields MINIDFSSISKKLNKINFLYSEGIVRKVIGLTIEVEGIKSFVGEVCTIYNEQNDAIPCEAVGFKEDKVILMPLGELTGISPGCRVVPEGKPLSVRCSDELFGKVLDGLGNPFNDEKIEYGELYPMDKEPPDPLKRRRIQDIIPTGVRAIDGFLTCGEGQRIGIFAGSGVGKSTTLGMIARYAEADVNVIALIGERGREVKDFIEKDIGEDGMKKTIIVCATSDKPALVRLTGAFTATAIAEYFRDKGKKVILMMDSVTRFAMAQREVGLAIGEPPATKGYTPSVFAKLPRLMERAGMSDKGSITAFYTVLVDGDDFNEPIADAVRGILDGHIILSRSLAGKNHYPAIDVLNSISRLMSEVASEDHKNAASLARDLLATYKNSEDLINIGAYVKGSNKKVDTAIQYYDKIIDYLKQGTNEHVSFDDSIKSLINIFNG; encoded by the coding sequence GTGATTAATATAGATTTTAGCAGCATAAGTAAAAAATTAAATAAGATCAATTTTCTATATTCTGAAGGTATTGTAAGAAAAGTTATAGGACTTACAATAGAAGTAGAAGGAATAAAGTCTTTTGTTGGGGAAGTTTGTACAATATACAATGAACAAAATGATGCAATTCCATGTGAAGCTGTTGGATTCAAAGAGGACAAGGTCATATTAATGCCTCTTGGAGAACTCACTGGCATATCACCAGGATGCAGAGTAGTTCCAGAAGGAAAACCACTAAGTGTAAGGTGTTCTGATGAATTATTTGGTAAAGTATTAGATGGACTTGGAAATCCATTTAATGATGAAAAGATAGAATACGGCGAGCTGTATCCTATGGATAAAGAGCCGCCGGATCCGTTAAAAAGAAGAAGAATACAGGATATAATTCCAACTGGTGTAAGGGCAATAGATGGATTCTTGACATGCGGAGAAGGACAGAGAATTGGTATATTTGCAGGAAGCGGTGTCGGTAAAAGTACAACTTTAGGAATGATAGCAAGATATGCAGAAGCAGATGTAAATGTAATAGCTCTGATAGGCGAAAGAGGAAGAGAAGTTAAGGACTTCATAGAAAAAGATATCGGAGAAGATGGAATGAAAAAGACCATAATAGTATGCGCAACGTCTGATAAGCCGGCACTTGTCAGGTTGACAGGTGCTTTTACAGCTACAGCTATTGCAGAATACTTTAGGGATAAGGGCAAAAAAGTAATACTGATGATGGATTCTGTTACAAGGTTTGCTATGGCTCAAAGAGAAGTTGGACTTGCAATTGGGGAGCCGCCTGCAACTAAAGGATATACGCCTTCAGTGTTTGCAAAACTTCCAAGACTTATGGAAAGGGCAGGTATGTCAGATAAGGGATCTATAACTGCATTTTACACAGTTTTGGTAGATGGTGATGATTTTAATGAGCCAATAGCGGATGCTGTTAGAGGTATATTAGATGGACATATTATATTATCTAGAAGTTTAGCAGGTAAAAATCATTACCCGGCAATAGATGTATTAAATAGCATAAGCAGGCTTATGTCAGAAGTAGCAAGTGAAGATCATAAAAATGCAGCTTCGCTTGCGAGGGATTTACTTGCAACTTATAAGAATTCAGAGGATTTGATAAATATAGGTGCTTATGTTAAAGGCAGCAATAAAAAAGTAGATACTGCAATACAATACTATGACAAGATTATAGATTATTTAAAGCAGGGCACTAATGAGCACGTTTCATTTGATGACAGCATAAAAAGTTTAATAAACATTTTTAATGGCTAA
- the fliJ gene encoding flagellar export protein FliJ: MRGYKFKLQKLLDIRVDMEEESKRIFKEAQLEKLKVEEKLNSLEENYKKYSEITGSETSIERKMKYLYLNNINYIINNTNDELKKKEKNLEEKRSNLKQKQIERKTVEILKEKGQKAFDIKQKLTEQKMNDEFALYGYIRNLGRR; the protein is encoded by the coding sequence ATGAGGGGATACAAATTTAAATTACAAAAGCTCCTGGATATAAGGGTTGATATGGAAGAAGAAAGTAAGAGAATATTTAAAGAGGCGCAGCTTGAAAAATTGAAGGTTGAAGAAAAGCTAAATTCTCTCGAGGAAAATTATAAAAAATATAGTGAGATAACTGGAAGCGAAACCTCCATAGAGAGAAAAATGAAATATTTATATTTAAACAATATCAATTACATAATAAACAATACCAATGATGAACTTAAAAAAAAGGAAAAAAATTTGGAAGAGAAGAGAAGTAATTTAAAACAAAAGCAAATTGAAAGAAAGACAGTTGAAATACTAAAAGAAAAAGGACAAAAGGCATTTGATATTAAACAAAAGTTAACCGAGCAAAAAATGAATGATGAATTTGCCCTATATGGATATATAAGAAACCTTGGAAGGAGGTGA
- a CDS encoding flagellar hook-length control protein FliK, giving the protein MMKIDISNSISQMTNGFNSNIGNNIKTASGCSNSNKSFDDFMSKVNNNVHDSNSNKVKLKNDDKTNDKLKSNKLNDDDGSNISKVNDDKSNSNSSSDDKKVKLSKETKKALKSIGASDKEINNIKSLDDLKSLIEKKLLDSDNLQKLLSGSLLNNSAVNKLLMLFMTSSNQANIQSVSDNIIADLKNQINDLLKGLSGQNSNDKITQLLDNFKDNVQKAVQANCSNTNDPAFKVLVTKNVESQILNLLSGNMDESKFNSMLPKVKQELISLLNDAAKDVKNQKVNNSDVLNNLVNLLKQDQGLDKTAVETYSSADNLDSNNSNLNKDENLTNNQSTKDESFLNLLTNKDDKSSGISKVTNFMNQFNNTVNNLDTAVNGNNITINKANLNNDIIKALKYMESNNVKNLTVKINPKELGEVTINLTMEAGEMKANITASTKDAYNLLNSNIANITNKLQNNDIKIQNVSLGIYNEDTTFFKDGSNSQENSGQGSNKDQKHFTDRTNGSNDDTLDSSSSIDSNVNMLA; this is encoded by the coding sequence ATGATGAAGATTGATATTTCAAACTCTATTTCTCAAATGACAAATGGCTTTAATTCAAATATAGGAAATAATATAAAGACTGCAAGTGGATGCTCAAATTCTAATAAAAGTTTTGATGATTTTATGTCAAAGGTAAATAATAATGTACACGACTCAAACTCCAATAAAGTTAAACTAAAAAATGATGATAAAACCAATGATAAACTTAAGAGTAATAAGTTAAATGATGATGATGGATCTAATATCAGCAAAGTAAATGATGATAAATCAAATTCAAATAGTTCCAGCGATGATAAAAAAGTTAAGCTTTCAAAAGAAACTAAGAAAGCTTTAAAGAGTATAGGTGCATCTGACAAGGAAATAAATAATATTAAATCTTTAGATGATTTAAAAAGTTTAATAGAAAAGAAACTTTTAGATTCAGATAATCTTCAAAAGTTATTAAGTGGAAGTTTATTAAATAATTCTGCAGTGAATAAATTACTTATGCTTTTTATGACATCATCTAACCAAGCTAATATTCAAAGTGTTTCAGATAACATTATAGCTGACTTAAAAAATCAAATTAATGATCTTTTGAAAGGCTTATCTGGTCAAAATTCTAATGATAAGATCACACAGCTTTTGGATAATTTCAAGGATAATGTTCAAAAAGCTGTACAAGCAAATTGTTCTAATACTAATGATCCTGCATTTAAGGTGTTAGTTACAAAAAATGTTGAGTCTCAAATATTAAATTTACTTAGTGGAAATATGGATGAGTCAAAATTTAATTCTATGCTTCCTAAAGTTAAACAAGAGTTGATTTCACTATTAAATGATGCAGCAAAAGATGTAAAAAATCAAAAGGTAAATAACAGTGATGTTTTAAACAATTTAGTTAATTTGTTAAAGCAGGATCAAGGTTTAGATAAAACAGCTGTTGAAACTTATTCTTCGGCGGATAATTTAGATTCTAATAATTCTAATTTAAATAAAGATGAGAACTTAACTAACAATCAAAGTACCAAAGATGAAAGCTTTTTGAATTTGCTTACAAATAAAGATGATAAAAGCAGTGGTATATCAAAGGTTACTAACTTTATGAATCAATTTAATAATACAGTCAATAATTTGGATACAGCCGTAAATGGAAATAATATTACTATAAATAAGGCTAACTTAAACAATGACATAATAAAAGCACTAAAATATATGGAATCAAATAATGTAAAGAATTTGACTGTAAAAATAAATCCAAAGGAATTAGGTGAAGTTACAATTAACCTTACTATGGAAGCAGGGGAAATGAAGGCAAATATAACAGCAAGTACCAAAGATGCTTATAATCTTTTGAATTCAAATATTGCAAATATAACAAATAAGTTACAAAATAATGATATAAAAATTCAAAATGTTTCACTTGGTATATATAATGAAGATACAACATTCTTTAAAGATGGATCAAACAGCCAAGAAAATAGTGGACAAGGCTCAAATAAAGATCAAAAGCATTTTACAGATAGAACAAATGGAAGTAATGATGATACTTTAGACAGCTCAAGTAGTATTGATAGTAATGTAAATATGCTTGCATAG
- a CDS encoding flagellar hook capping FlgD N-terminal domain-containing protein: protein MTAVNAVDNNTTINDKLNQISTASKNKNNVDENLFLKILASELQNQDPQNAKDGTEYVTQMAQFSALQQMANLNSTMKMTGANSLIGKTVVLSKFNQNGQLYSGKVLDVIKDGDNVEMDVVVGQKKDADGKLEDDVRQFDLNDVYEVKQSNDVNNSANMSMNLLNAAALIGKIVTLSDIDNNNNNYTGKIKNISKDGDKIKVNVEISAGQTKEFPVDDITSVSNE from the coding sequence ATGACAGCAGTAAATGCGGTGGATAATAATACTACTATAAATGATAAGCTAAATCAAATATCTACAGCGAGTAAAAACAAAAATAATGTAGATGAAAATCTTTTTTTAAAGATATTAGCTTCAGAACTTCAAAACCAAGATCCTCAAAATGCAAAAGATGGTACTGAATATGTAACCCAAATGGCACAATTTTCAGCACTTCAGCAAATGGCGAATTTAAATTCAACTATGAAGATGACAGGTGCTAATTCGCTTATTGGTAAGACAGTGGTACTTTCTAAATTTAATCAAAATGGACAGCTGTATAGTGGAAAAGTGTTAGATGTAATAAAAGATGGAGACAACGTAGAAATGGATGTAGTAGTTGGACAGAAAAAAGATGCTGATGGAAAGCTTGAGGATGATGTTAGGCAATTTGATTTAAACGATGTGTATGAAGTTAAACAGTCAAACGATGTAAATAATTCTGCAAATATGAGTATGAATCTTTTAAATGCAGCTGCTCTAATTGGTAAGATTGTTACTTTAAGTGATATTGACAATAACAATAATAATTATACTGGAAAGATAAAGAACATATCAAAGGATGGAGATAAGATAAAAGTCAATGTTGAAATAAGTGCAGGTCAAACTAAAGAGTTTCCAGTTGATGATATTACATCAGTAAGTAATGAGTAA
- a CDS encoding TIGR02530 family flagellar biosynthesis protein — protein MGYRVIDGKVHMALDFQAYDKSSKVQKQESKSSTFDDILNEKVNKKSGFVISNHAACRLKERNINFNENDMKNINEGINKAEAKGCKQAVILYRNTALVTSIKNRTIITAVDSQDSKENVFTNIDSAVIL, from the coding sequence ATGGGATATAGAGTTATCGATGGAAAAGTTCATATGGCTTTGGATTTTCAAGCTTATGACAAAAGTTCCAAAGTTCAAAAACAAGAATCAAAAAGCAGTACTTTTGATGATATATTAAATGAAAAAGTCAATAAAAAAAGTGGCTTTGTAATATCCAATCATGCAGCTTGCAGACTTAAGGAGAGAAATATAAATTTTAATGAAAATGATATGAAAAATATAAATGAAGGTATAAACAAGGCAGAAGCTAAAGGATGCAAACAAGCAGTAATATTGTATAGAAATACTGCACTTGTAACTTCTATAAAAAATAGGACTATAATAACTGCTGTGGATAGTCAAGACAGTAAGGAAAATGTATTTACTAATATTGATAGTGCAGTTATTTTGTAA
- a CDS encoding flagellar hook-basal body complex protein, with protein sequence MLPSMYSAVSGLKVNQRKLDVVGNNIANSSTTAFKSQRVNYEDVMSQTIAGGSAANGTAGGVNEQQVGLGVQIGGIDTDISRGDLQPTNNPLDCAIGGKGYFVVGSGVLPEESGSTDSGTIEQPDEAAHLMDPNKVDVSYTRDGSFGLDSQGNLRTASGLRIYGYPNDNAKITYSKDPKVQHTVAVENGGTANMKGEALVPMVIPNSLSIDDQPYPVTQISIETNGFITATCSKGTVVLGQLAEVSFSNEQGLNKLGNNTYSTSPNSGDAVLRNREGAEEADVNSSLYGNILSNKLEASNVDLASEFTDMIIASRSFEANGKIITTDDSILETLVNLKR encoded by the coding sequence ATGCTACCATCAATGTATTCGGCAGTTAGCGGACTTAAGGTTAATCAGAGAAAATTGGATGTTGTAGGAAATAACATAGCCAATTCTTCAACTACTGCATTTAAGAGCCAGAGAGTTAATTATGAAGATGTTATGAGCCAAACTATTGCAGGAGGCAGTGCAGCAAATGGCACTGCTGGCGGTGTTAATGAACAGCAAGTAGGATTGGGTGTTCAAATCGGAGGTATAGACACAGATATTAGTAGAGGAGATTTACAGCCAACTAATAATCCCCTAGATTGTGCTATAGGTGGAAAGGGGTACTTTGTAGTTGGTTCAGGAGTATTACCTGAGGAAAGTGGCAGTACGGATTCTGGAACTATAGAACAGCCAGATGAAGCTGCACATTTAATGGATCCAAATAAAGTTGATGTAAGCTATACAAGAGATGGTTCTTTTGGATTGGATTCACAGGGGAATTTGCGTACTGCATCAGGACTTAGAATTTATGGATATCCAAACGATAATGCTAAAATAACTTATTCTAAGGATCCAAAAGTTCAACATACAGTTGCAGTTGAAAATGGGGGAACAGCTAATATGAAAGGAGAAGCTTTAGTACCTATGGTTATTCCAAACTCTCTTTCTATAGATGACCAGCCGTATCCAGTTACTCAAATATCAATAGAAACAAATGGCTTTATAACAGCTACTTGCAGTAAAGGAACTGTAGTATTAGGTCAGCTTGCGGAAGTTTCTTTTAGTAATGAGCAGGGGCTTAATAAATTGGGAAATAACACTTATAGTACTTCTCCAAATTCAGGAGATGCTGTACTTAGAAACAGAGAAGGTGCTGAAGAAGCTGATGTAAATAGCAGCTTATATGGAAATATTCTATCAAATAAGCTCGAGGCATCAAATGTTGATTTGGCTTCAGAATTTACTGATATGATAATTGCAAGCAGATCATTTGAAGCTAATGGAAAAATTATAACAACTGATGATTCAATACTTGAAACCTTAGTAAATTTAAAGAGATAA
- a CDS encoding flagellar FlbD family protein → MIKVTGLDSKEFVINADNIERLEQIPESLIVLTNGKKYLVKEPVDEIINKVLEYKRKIFTQYIK, encoded by the coding sequence ATGATAAAAGTTACTGGACTTGATAGTAAAGAATTTGTTATAAATGCTGATAATATAGAAAGATTGGAACAGATTCCAGAAAGTTTGATAGTACTAACAAATGGAAAAAAGTATCTAGTGAAGGAGCCCGTTGATGAAATAATAAATAAGGTTTTAGAATACAAGAGAAAAATATTTACGCAGTATATAAAATAA
- a CDS encoding flagellar basal body-associated FliL family protein, giving the protein MESKAKKKGKGKLIIVVAVLLLVVAVGVYLGYTSFLKGKGGASQNAVNKQQVPQTQVVQNGQTVQTANQQIVSAKTYGLDDILVNLADEDSKRYLKITVFLGYDSKKLDSELEEKKPMIRDAIISTLRTKKASDISDKGLEAIKAELIQKINPLLQKGQINNVYFSNVLVQ; this is encoded by the coding sequence ATGGAAAGTAAAGCTAAAAAAAAAGGAAAAGGTAAATTAATAATTGTAGTTGCTGTACTATTACTTGTTGTAGCTGTTGGAGTTTATCTTGGATATACCTCGTTTTTAAAAGGTAAGGGAGGTGCATCACAAAATGCAGTAAATAAGCAGCAGGTTCCACAAACTCAAGTAGTGCAAAACGGACAAACTGTCCAAACTGCAAATCAACAAATTGTTTCAGCTAAGACATATGGATTAGATGATATTTTAGTGAATTTAGCTGATGAAGATTCAAAAAGGTATTTAAAAATTACAGTTTTTCTAGGATATGATTCTAAAAAATTGGATTCAGAATTGGAAGAAAAAAAGCCTATGATAAGAGATGCAATAATAAGTACACTCAGAACTAAAAAAGCTTCAGATATATCGGATAAAGGTCTTGAAGCCATAAAAGCTGAATTGATACAGAAGATAAATCCTCTTTTGCAAAAGGGACAGATAAATAATGTTTATTTCAGCAATGTTTTAGTTCAATAA
- the fliO gene encoding flagellar biosynthetic protein FliO — protein MDLQFLWMFLKIIIFLPFILLLVYISIKYGGNKLQNIQNGKYIKILERTNVSKTNSLFVVKLGEKAYVMASTNKDMKIISELSEEEVIKLENNKVIPQYKSLEDFCEKMGLKNFLKGKLTRLKKEDKNE, from the coding sequence ATGGATTTGCAGTTCTTATGGATGTTTTTAAAAATAATAATTTTCCTGCCGTTTATACTTTTACTCGTGTATATATCGATAAAGTACGGCGGAAATAAGCTGCAAAATATTCAAAATGGTAAATATATAAAGATTTTAGAGAGAACAAATGTATCTAAGACAAATAGTTTATTCGTGGTTAAGTTAGGAGAAAAAGCATATGTAATGGCTTCTACAAATAAAGATATGAAAATTATTTCAGAATTGAGTGAAGAAGAAGTAATTAAATTAGAAAATAATAAAGTAATACCGCAGTATAAGAGTTTAGAAGATTTTTGTGAAAAGATGGGATTAAAGAATTTTTTAAAAGGTAAACTTACTAGATTAAAAAAGGAAGATAAGAATGAATAA